A window of Candidatus Methylomirabilota bacterium genomic DNA:
CTGACGCTGCTCGGCATCTGCTACTGCGCCTGGCTGCTCGGGCACGCGATCTGGCTCCGGGCCCTCCCGGACGGCGCGGCGCTGACGCTCCTCGTCCTGGGGGTGACCTGGTGCGGCGAGACCGCCGCCTACTTCGTGGGACGACGCTGGGGCCGGCGCAAGCTCGCGCCGCGGATCAGCCCGGCCAAGACCGTCGAGGGCGCGGTGGCCCAGGTTCTGGTCTCGGTCGCCGCCGCCCTCCTGACCGTCCGGATGGGTGTGCTCACGCCGTGGCATGCGATCGGGATCGGGCTCACCCTCGGCGTCCTCGCCCAGGTCGGGGATCTCACCGAGTCCTTTCTCAAGCGCAGCGCCGAGACGAAAGACGCCAGTCGCTTGCTGCCGGGGCACGGCGGGCTGCTCGATCGATTAGACTCCTTGCTCTTCAACGTCCCCGCCCTGTATTATTATGTGAAACTTTTTTCCAGCTAGGACCTTTGGTATTGACCGCGCGCGGCGGGATGTCCGGCCGCCGCGGGCATGGCGGTCCGCTCCGAGCGGCGGCTTTGCCGCCGCCGCGACGGGGGGGCCTCGGGGGGGTCTTCCGAGACCCCCCGAAGAGCTGGCCGCAGTGAGGACTAGTCGACCGTGAAAAGCGTGACCGTGCTCGGGGCGACGGGGTCCGTCGGCCGACGGACTCTCGAGCTGGTCGGCCATTTCCCCGAGGAGTTCAGGATCGCGGGACTGGCCGCGCGGGGCTCGAATCTCCCGCTCCTCATCGAGCAGATCCGGCGGCACCGTCCCGACGCGGTGGCCCTCCTCGATGCCGCCGCGGTGGCGGCGCTCCAGCGGGAGCTGCCGATCCCGCGCCCCGAGCTCTTGGCCGGCCCCGAAGGCCTGGCGGCGCTGGCCGCCGAGGTGAAGGCCGACATCGTCGTCTCGGCCCTGGTGGGCGGAGCAGGCCTCCTGCCCACGCTGGCCGCGATCCGGGCCGGGCGGACCGTGGGGCTGGCCAACAAGGAGCCGCTGGTCATGGCGGGCGCCCTGATGACGGCGGCGGCCCGCGAGCACGGCGTGGCCCTCCTGCCGGTCGACTCCGAGCACAGCGCGATTTTCCAGTGCCTGGCCAGCGCCCCGGCCCACCAGGTCAAGCGCCTGATCCTGACCGCTTCCGGCGGCCCGTTCGCGGCGGTCTCGCGCGACGCGCTCGAGCAGGTCACGGTGAGCCAGGCCCTCCAGC
This region includes:
- a CDS encoding phosphatidate cytidylyltransferase gives rise to the protein MLAQRALLAVVAIPLIVALVWLAPAWLFAAFVLVLALVAQWELYRMFARVGVAAEQAAGFLLGGSVVLAFAFGGSLRPWLVSLALSLAVAGCLALGLGRGSGVAPDWAGIALTLLGICYCAWLLGHAIWLRALPDGAALTLLVLGVTWCGETAAYFVGRRWGRRKLAPRISPAKTVEGAVAQVLVSVAAALLTVRMGVLTPWHAIGIGLTLGVLAQVGDLTESFLKRSAETKDASRLLPGHGGLLDRLDSLLFNVPALYYYVKLFSS
- a CDS encoding 1-deoxy-D-xylulose-5-phosphate reductoisomerase, translated to MKSVTVLGATGSVGRRTLELVGHFPEEFRIAGLAARGSNLPLLIEQIRRHRPDAVALLDAAAVAALQRELPIPRPELLAGPEGLAALAAEVKADIVVSALVGGAGLLPTLAAIRAGRTVGLANKEPLVMAGALMTAAAREHGVALLPVDSEHSAIFQCLASAPAHQVKRLILTASGGPFAAVSRDALEQVTVSQALQHPTWRMGAKITIDSATLMNKGLEVIEAHWLFGMPFDRVDVVVHPQSIVHSMVEFIDASVLAQLGMPDMAVPILYALSYPDRLPCPAPALDLVKVGALTFQAPDPTRFPCLALAREAGLAGGAAPVALNAANEVAVSAFLDGRCGFMDIPRLIARALDTHAGMGVDSLEACLKVDAMVRRWAQAALGGGTQSAEA